The following are encoded in a window of Gossypium raimondii isolate GPD5lz chromosome 13, ASM2569854v1, whole genome shotgun sequence genomic DNA:
- the LOC105783865 gene encoding SNF1-related protein kinase regulatory subunit gamma-1-like, translating into MAQAQQTRESSALSSCEAYFEKVNSRKKLPQPLQETLTTAFARIPVSSFPQVPAGKVIEIQADTTVADAVKVLSECNILSAPVINPDAATSMNWRERYLGIIDYSAIVLWVLETAEVAAVALSASTATAVGLGAGAVGALGALAVGVTGPAAVAGLTVAAVGAAVAGGVAADQASGGDAPAAADNLGKEFYKVILQEEPFKSTTVKSIVKSYRWAPFIPVATDSSMLSVLLLLSKYRLRNVPVIEPGNPELQNYITQSAVVGGLEGCKGRDWFDCIAARPISDMGLPFMSSNEVISIQNDDLVLEAFKRMRDNHVGGLPVVEGPSKKIVGNVSIRDIRHLLLKPELFSNFRQLTVEDFISTVVSTGQEIGRVTTPITCKVDSTLGSVIQCLATKRVHRIYIVDENEVTGVITLRDVISCFIFEPPNFFDNYFGFSVKEMLNK; encoded by the exons ATGGCACAAGCACAACAAACCAGGGAAAGTTCAGCACTTTCAAGCTGTGAAGCTTACTTTGAGAAAGTAAATTCCAGGAAGAAATTACCACAACCATTGCAAGAGACTTTAACAACCGCTTTTGCAAGAATCCCTGTTTCATCTTTCCCGCAAGTTCCTGCTGGCAAAG tgaTTGAAATTCAAGCAGACACAACAGTTGCCGATGCTGTTAAGGTTCTATCAGAATGCAACATTTTGTCTGCACCTGTGATAAACCCAGATGCAGCCACTAGCATGAACTGGAGGGAGAGGTACTTGGGGATCATAGATTACTCAGCAATAGTTCTCTGGGTACTAGAGACTGCAGAGGTTGCTGCTGTTGCTTTATCAGCCAGCACAGCTACAGCTGTTGGTTTAGGTGCTGGAGCTGTTGGTGCTCTTGGAGCATTAGCAGTCGGTGTGACAGGTCCAGCTGCAGTTGCTGGACTAACTGTTGCTGCAGTAGGAGCCGCTGTAGCTGGTGGTGTTGCAGCTGATCAAGCATCAGGAGGGGATGCTCCAGCTGCTGCTGACAACTTGGGCAAAGAATTTTACAAAGTTATCCTTCAAGAAGAACCCTTCAAGTCAACCACT GTGAAGTCAATAGTTAAATCATACAGGTGGGCTCCTTTTATTCCGGTTGCAACAGACAGTTCCATGTTGAGTGTCCTACTGCTACTCTCAAAATATAGACTAAGAAATGTACCTGTAATTGAGCCAGGAAATCCCGAACTCCAAAACTACATTACTCAATCCGCGGTTGTTGGAGGTCTGGAAGGATGCAAAGGGAGGGACTGGTTTGATTGTATTGCTGCACGGCCTATTTCGGATATGGGACTCCCTTTCATGTCCTCTAATGAG GTTATTAGCATCCAAAATGATGACCTGGTTCTTGAAGCTTTCAAAAGAATGAGAGACAACCATGTTGGGGGTCTTCCGGTTGTAGAGGGGCCGAGCAAAAAGATTGTTGGGAATGTAAGCATAAGAGACATAAGACACTTGCTGCTCAAACCCGAACTTTTCTCCAATTTCAG GCAGCTCACCGTGGAGGATTTCATTAGTACTGTTGTCTCAACCGGCCAAGAAATTGGGAGAGTCACCACACCAATAACATGCAAGGTAGATTCAACTCTTGGTAGTGTGATCCAGTGCCTTGCCACCAAAAGGGTGCACAGAATCTATATAGTGGATGAGAATGAAGTTACAGGTGTAATTACCCTTAGAGATGTGATCTCTTGCTTCATATTTGAGCCCCCAAACTTTTTCGATAACTATTTTGGGTTTTCAGTGAAAGAAATGTTGAATAAGTGA
- the LOC105783864 gene encoding pentatricopeptide repeat-containing protein At2g02750 has translation MKQQIIKLVRNGLYKEALHLYGEDLIASLLPNKFTFPPLFKACAKLNSPIQGQILHTHLIKTGFSHDIYAATALTDMYMKLHRFECALKVFYEMPDGNLASLNTIISGFWRNGYCNEALILFKEICFGLWRPNSLTIATVLPACQSLELGMQVHTLAIKLGVELDVYVATSLLTMYSNRGEIVLAINMFVEMTDKNVVSYNAFLSGLLQNGVPLMVLQVFKNMMGNCQVGQPNCVTFISIISACASLLYLQFGRQVHGVLMKIETQFDTMVGTALVDMYSKCRAWQWGYDVFKEMKGSRNLVTWNSMIAGLMLNNQSEMAVALFEEVKFEGMKPDSATWNSMIRGFSQLGKGFEAFKYFEKMQSAGVELSLKCITSLLPACSILCALKQGKEIHGLAIRSGISNEEFMATALIDMYMNCGYSSCARKIFDQFESKPDDPAFWNAMISGYGRNGENGSAFEIFDLMREEKVKPNSATFIGVISSCSHTGQVDRGLQVFRMMNKVCNLSPNLEHFGCMVDLLGRCGKLEEAKDLIQELPDPPAAIFASLLGACKCHLNYELGEEIAMKLSELEPETPEPFVILSSIYAAVGRWGDVERIRLMIDDRGLRKFPGFSSISVT, from the coding sequence ATGAAACAGCAAATAATAAAACTGGTGAGAAATGGATTGTACAAAGAAGCACTCCATCTATACGGTGAAGACCTCATTGCATCATTGCTTCCCAACAAATTCACATTCCCTCCACTCTTCAAAGCTTGTGCCAAGCTCAACTCACCAATTCAAGGCCAAATCCTCCACACCCATCTCATCAAGACTGGGTTTTCCCATGACATCTATGCTGCCACTGCTCTCACGGATATGTACATGAAATTGCACCGCTTTGAATGTGCCCTCAAGGTGTTCTATGAAATGCCTGACGGAAACTTGGCTTCCTTAAACACGATCATTTCCGGGTTTTGGAGAAACGGATATTGTAATGAAGCGCTTATATTGTTTAAGGAGATTTGTTTTGGATTGTGGAGGCCTAATTCACTCACTATAGCTACCGTCTTGCCAGCTTGTCAAAGTCTTGAACTTGGTATGCAAGTTCATACTTTGGCCATTAAGTTGGGAGTTGAGTTGGACGTTTACGTGGCAACTTCGTTGCTGACTATGTATTCTAACCGTGGAGAAATAGTTTTAGCCATTAACATGTTTGTAGAGATGACTGATAAGAATGTTGTCAGCTATAATGCTTTTCTTTCAGGGCTTCTGCAAAATGGGGTTCCACTTATGGTATTGCAGGTGTTTAAGAACATGATGGGAAATTGTCAAGTAGGACAACCCAATTGTGTTACTTTCATTTCTATTATATCTGCATGTGCAAGTCTTTTGTACCTACAGTTTGGCAGACAGGTTCATGGGGTTCTTATGAAAATTGAGACACAGTTTGATACTATGGTTGGAACTGCACTTGTTGATATGTATTCAAAATGTCGGGCTTGGCAATGGGGCTATGATGTTTTCAAGGAGATGAAAGGAAGCAGGAACTTGGTAACTTGGAATTCAATGATAGCAGGGTTGATGTTAAACAATCAAAGTGAGATGGCTGTTGCACTGTTCGAGGAGGTAAAATTTGAAGGAATGAAACCTGATTCAGCAACATGGAATTCAATGATAAGGGGGTTTTCGCAGTTGGGGAAAGGATTTGAAGCTTTTAAGTATTTTGAGAAGATGCAGTCTGCTGGTGTAGAACTGAGTTTAAAATGCATTACTAGTCTTTTGCCAGCTTGTTCAATCTTGTGTGCTTTAAAGCAGGGAAAAGAGATCCATGGTCTTGCTATAAGAAGTGGTATTAGTAACGAGGAGTTCATGGCTACAGCACTCATTGACATGTATATGAACTGTGGGTATTCCTCTTGTGCGCGTAAAATCTTTGATCAGTTTGAGTCAAAGCCTGATGATCCGGCATTCTGGAATGCAATGATTTCCGGTTATGGAAGAAATGGAGAGAATGGATCagcatttgaaatttttgatttgATGCGGGAGGAAAAAGTAAAGCCAAATTCAGCAACTTTCATTGGTGTTATATCTTCATGTAGTCACACTGGACAAGTTGACAGAGGATTACAAGTTTTCAGAATGATGAATAAAGTTTGTAACTTGAGCCCAAATCTTGAGCATTTTGGTTGCATGGTTGATCTTTTGGGTCGATGCGGCAAACTAGAGGAAGCCAAAGATCTAATACAAGAACTTCCAGACCCTCCCGCTGCAATTTTTGCTTCTCTGCTTGGTGCTTGTAAGTGTCACTTAAATTATGAGCTAGGAGAAGAAATAGCTATGAAGCTTTCAGAGTTGGAGCCAGAGACTCCAGAACCTTTTGTGATACTGTCCAGCATATACGCTGCAGTAGGAAGGTGGGGAGATGTGGAAAGAATAAGACTAATGATAGATgacagaggattgagaaaattcCCCGGATTTAGTTCAATATCCGTGACATGA